In Lathamus discolor isolate bLatDis1 chromosome 12, bLatDis1.hap1, whole genome shotgun sequence, a genomic segment contains:
- the MED15 gene encoding mediator of RNA polymerase II transcription subunit 15 isoform X5: MDVTGPETDWRSTTFRQKLVSQIDDAMRKAGVAHNKSSKDMESHVFMKAKTREEYLSLVARLIIHFRDIHNKKSQASVSDPMNALQNLTGGPPAGAPGMGMASRAQGAPMSGMSGLGPMGQQMSLPGQQQPPGTSGMAPHGMPGVSAATQQTQLQLQQIAQQQQQQQQQFQQQQVALQQQQFQAQQSAMQQQFQVQQQQQQQLQAVQQQQQQQQQLQAVQQQQQHMLKLQMQQQQNQQQIQQQQQQQQLQRIAQMQQLQAAQAMQAQQQQQQQQQQQQQQIPQQQIQQQPPQQVMQQQIQQMQQQQQQQQQQQQQQQVAQAQQSQLPPQSQPQPQPMVSQPQAISGQIPSQVMPVTLTPQQLKAMQVRAQLVQQQQAAAAVQAAQAQAAQMGASGQVSQNNITMMSSPSPVQQAQTPQSMPPPPQPQPSPQPGQPTSQPNSNVSSGPAPSPSSFLPSPSPQPSQSPAAARTPQNFSVPSPGPLNTPGNPNSVMSPASSSQSEEQQYLEKLKQLSKYIEPLRRMINKIDKNEDRKKDLSKMKSLLDILTDPSKRCPLKTLQKCEIALEKLKNDMAVPTPPPPAVPPTKQQYLCQPLLDAVLANIRSPVFNHSLYRTFMPAMTAIHGPPITAPVASPRKRKYEEDERQTIPNVLQGEVARLNPKFLVNLDPSHCSNNGTVHLICKLDDKNLPNVPPLQLSVPADYPDQSPLWIKNPRQYAANPFLQSVYRYMTSKLLQLPDKHSVTALLNTWAQSIRQACLSAA; this comes from the exons ATGGACGTGACTGGGCCTGAGACCGACTGGCGCAGCACCACCTTTCGGCAGAAGCTCGTCAGCCAGAT tgatgatgCTATGAGGAAAGCTGGTGTTGCCCATAATAAATCCAGCAAAGACATGGAGAGTCATGTGTTTATGAAGGCCAAAACAAGG GAGGAATATCTTTCTCTTGTGGCCAGACTTATTATCCATTTTCGAGATATCC ACAATAAGAAATCTCAAGCCTCAGTCAGTG ATCCAATGAATGCCCTGCAGAACCTAACTGGGGGTCCCCCAGCAGGGGCACCTGGAATGGGCATGGCTTCCCGAGCCCAAGGAGCACCGATGAGTGGGATGAGTGGCCTTGGTCCCATGGGACAACAGATGAGtctcccagggcagcagcagcctcctggaACCTCAGGAATGGCCCCTCATGGTATGCCTGGCGTCTCTGCAGCTACTCAGCAGA CCCAGCTTCAGCTTCAGCAGATAgctcagcaacagcagcagcagcagcagcaattccagcagcagcaggtggctttgcagcagcagcaattccAGGCCCAGCAGTCAGCCATGCAACAACAGTTTCaggtccagcagcagcaacagcagcagttgcaagctgtccagcagcagcagcagcaacagcagcaattGCAAGCcgtccagcagcagcagcagcacatgctAAAACtgcagatgcagcagcagcaaaaccaacagCAG atacagcagcaacagcagcaacagcaactACAGCGAATTGCCcaaatgcagcagctgcaggcagcacaggctATGCaggcacaacagcagcagcaacagcagcagcagcaacagcagcaacaaataCCACAACAGCAGatacagcagcagccacctcaACAAGTAATGCAACAGCAGATACAACAGatgcagcagcaacaacagcaacaacagcagcagcagcagcaacaacaggTTGCTCAGGCACAACAGTCTCAGCTTCCACCACAATCCCAGCCTCAACCCCAGCCCATGGTGTCTCAGCCACAGGCAATCTCAGGACAGATTCCCAGTCAGGTTATGCCTGTTACTCTAACACCACAGCAGTTAAAAGCAATGCAG GTAAGAGCTCAGCTGGTCCAGcaacagcaggcagcagcagcagtgcaagcAGCTCAGGCCCAAGCTGCTCAGATGGGAGCTTCAGGGCAG GTCAGCCAGAACAATATCACCATGATGTCATCCCCATCTCCTGTCCAACAAGCTCAAACCCCCCAGTCAATGCCTCCTCCACCACAGCCGCAGCCATCTCCTCAGCCAGGCCAGCCAACTTCTCAGCCAAATTCAAATGTCAG ctctggcccagctccatcacccagcaGCTTTCTCCCCAGTCCATCTCCACAGCCATCGCAGAGCCCAGCAGCTGCACGAACACCTCAGAACTTTAGTGtcccatccccaggtcctttAAACACTCCAG GAAATCCAAATTCTGTCATGAGTCCAGCCAGTTCTAGCCAGTCAGAGGAGCAACAGTATCTGGAAAAACTCAAACAGCTATCAAAATACATTGAGCCACTCCGGAGGATGATcaataaaatagataaaaatgaaG ATAGGAAGAAGGACCTGAGTAAAATGAAGAGTCTGCTGGATATCCTGACTGACCCTTCAAAAAG GTGCCCTCTGAAGACGCTGCAGAAATGTGAAATTGCTCTGGAGAAGCTGAAAAATGATATGGCTGTG cctACTCCACCACCTCCCGCAGTGCCCCCCACCAAACAGCAGTACTTGTGTCAGCCACTTCTAGATGCTGTTTTGGCCAACATCCGTTCACCAGTCTTCAACCATTCCCTTTACCGTACATTTATGCCAGCTATGACTGCAATTCACGGGCCACCCATCAC GGCTCCAGTTGCTTCCCCTCGAAAACGGAAATATGAAGAGGATGAAAGACAAACCATACCAAATGTCTTACAAGGGGAAGTTGCAAGATTAAATCCTAAATTCCTGGTGAACCTGGACCCTTCCCACTGCAGTAATAATGGCACAGTTCATCTTATATGTAAGCTAG ATGACAAGAATCTTCCAAATGTACCACCACTACAGCTCAGTGTTCCAGCGGACTATCCAGATCAGAGCCCTCTGTGGATAAAAAACCCCAGGCAGTATG cagCCAATCCCTTTTTGCAGTCCGTGTATCGGTACATGACTTCCAAACTATTGCAACTTCCAGACAAGCATTCGGTCACGGCACTCTTAAACACCTGGGCACAAAGTATTCGTCAGGCCTGCCTCTCTGCTGCATAA